A window from Musa acuminata AAA Group cultivar baxijiao chromosome BXJ3-10, Cavendish_Baxijiao_AAA, whole genome shotgun sequence encodes these proteins:
- the LOC135651770 gene encoding large ribosomal subunit protein uL24y-like: MKYNPRVSSSRRKCRKAHFTAPSSVRRVLMSAPLSADLRNKYNVRSVPVRKDDEVQVVRGTFKGREGKVVQVYRRKWVIHVERIAREKVNGSTVNVGINPSKVVITKLKLDKDRKALLDRKARGRAADKAKGKFSADEVAAAAAGAPSLQEID; encoded by the coding sequence ATGAAGTACAACCCTCGTGTGTCGAGCTCCCGGAGGAAGTGCCGGAAGGCGCACTTCACGGCTCCATCGAGCGTCCGGCGAGTGCTGATGAGCGCGCCGCTGTCGGCCGACCTGCGGAACAAGTACAACGTGCGGTCGGTTCCGGTGCGCAAAGACGACGAGGTACAGGTGGTGCGCGGTACCTTCAAGGGCCGCGAGGGCAAGGTCGTGCAGGTCTACCGTCGGAAGTGGGTCATCCACGTCGAGCGCATCGCCCGCGAGAAGGTGAACGGCTCCACCGTCAACGTCGGCATCAACCCCTCCAAGGTCGTCATCACGAAGCTTAAGCTCGACAAGGACCGCAAGGCCCTTCTGGATCGCAAGGCCCGCGGCCGTGCAGCGGACAAGGCCAAGGGTAAGTTCTCAGCGGACGaggttgccgccgccgccgctggtgCGCCCTCTCTCCAGGAAATCGATTGA